The sequence below is a genomic window from Betaproteobacteria bacterium.
GGCGGAATTGCCCGGGGAAGTCCTCGTCCAGACCCGCTATCCGGAGCATCCCCTCTACGCCGCCCTGGCTGCCCACGACTATCCGGGCTTCGCCGCCGCGCAGTTGCAAGAACGCCGTCAGGCCGGATTTCCGCCCTACGCCTACCAGGCCATCCTGCGGGCGGAAGCCCCGGCCATGAGCGATGCCATCGCCTTCCTGGCCACGGCCCGCGCCCATGCCGAGGTCGGGGCGTCCGCCGGCATCACTGCCTACGATCCGGTCCCCCTGCGTCTCTCCCGCGTCGCCGAAAGGGATCGTGCCCAACTCCTGCTGGAATCAGGCTCCCGCCGCGCCCTGCAGGACTTTCTCCCCCTCTGGCGCGAAAAACTGGAAACCATCCGTGTCCCGGCCAAGCTGCGCTGGCATCTGGAGGTGGATCCGCTGGAGTGCTGAGGCCCGTCGCCGACCCTCACCGTTTCAAAGCTGGCCGTTGCTTTGTAACCAGACCATGCGGTCGAGGATTTTGCGGCGCCAGCCAGCGGCGATTCCCTTTGCCGCCGCAAGGGTGGCGAGGGACTCCACCGGCGGCCGATGGAGGCGGAGGGACGCCAGGGCTTCAGCCAGGGTCGGCGCGGAGGCGTCCCGCTCGACGAGTAGCAGGCCGTCGTCCGCCCGCACGGTACCGGGAACGAGCACCCTGGCGTACCAGCCCGCAATACCCTCTGCGGCGATGAAGGCGGCCATGCCTTCGACCGCGTAGCGGGCGTCGATTTTCCAGCAGGGGCTGCGGGGCTGACTGATCTGGAGGCGCGTTTCTCCCAGGGCGAAGACGTCGCCGAGACAGACGTCCGCCTCCCTGAACCCGATGGCCGAGAGGTTCTCCCCGATGCTGCCTGGAACGAGTTGCGCGGCCGCTTCCGGGAAGCGATCGGCCAGGCGGGCATAGTGCTCGACAGGAAAGCAATGCACGGCCTTGTCCGGCCCGCCGTGCACGCTACGGTCGGCCTGCTGGTCTCCTGCGAAGCCCTCCGGGCCCAGGGCGACGGGCAGCGCGGCGAGGGTCTTGAAAAGAGCCGTCTGCCGCCCGTTGCCGGGCATGGGGCTGATCCGGCCGGTGAAAATATGGACCGGGGATGGGCTCACGCCTGATTCCACAGCCAGGCCGCGCCGCGCACACCAGAGGAATCGCCGTGCACCGGGGGGAGCAGGCGGGTGCGGAC
It includes:
- a CDS encoding MOSC domain-containing protein, with the translated sequence MPGNGRQTALFKTLAALPVALGPEGFAGDQQADRSVHGGPDKAVHCFPVEHYARLADRFPEAAAQLVPGSIGENLSAIGFREADVCLGDVFALGETRLQISQPRSPCWKIDARYAVEGMAAFIAAEGIAGWYARVLVPGTVRADDGLLLVERDASAPTLAEALASLRLHRPPVESLATLAAAKGIAAGWRRKILDRMVWLQSNGQL